A region of Chloracidobacterium sp. DNA encodes the following proteins:
- a CDS encoding CBS domain-containing protein, whose amino-acid sequence MGDKKVTGEYDDEQMRGFTLGVLNDLQALELMLDAGMFEENERRIGAEQEMFLVDSAMHPTGLAVEVIEEARDGRLTTEIGKFNLEANLTPRSFGGDCLRLMEDELNEILDVVRKAAGKFDAGVVLAGILPTIQLSDITHENLTPNPRYHEIDRVVTELHGQNRHIQIKGLDELQLTIQDTFIEFCNTSFQIHLQVGAKDFVRYYNWAQAISAPVLASAVNSPILLNHRLWHETRLALFQHAVDTRSLVHKERNQPPRVSFGDRWVEDSIIEVLREDAIRFRILLTQAIEEDSLEMLANGGVPQLSAWRLHNGTIWRWNRPCYGIIDGVPGLRIEARYLPAGPSVLDEMANTAFFLGLMTELPEEFGDITKFMSFDDAKNNFFNVARYGLNGQIRGLDGKSRRVGKLILEELLPRAHKGLIRSGIDEIDIERLLGVIEARVTSEKTGAGWMINSLAAMDKRAKPNVKLRSITAAMKTHQESGEPMHEWPMAQIPERSDWIDNYKTVEQFMAIDLFTVRPEDVLDLAASLMHWRHVRHVPVEDDAGRLIGIVSHRDLIELLASGKFAMSKQVIVRDIMKTDLVTITPETSTLDALELMRERNIGCLPVVKDGRLVGIVTAYDFLTVSSKLFEEKLSTVVQAKSAESGGEQ is encoded by the coding sequence ATGGGTGATAAAAAAGTTACAGGCGAATATGACGACGAGCAGATGCGGGGATTTACGCTCGGGGTACTAAACGATCTTCAGGCTCTTGAATTGATGCTAGATGCCGGCATGTTTGAAGAGAATGAACGACGAATCGGTGCCGAACAAGAGATGTTTCTCGTCGATTCGGCGATGCATCCGACGGGCCTAGCGGTGGAAGTGATCGAAGAGGCTCGCGACGGTCGCCTGACGACGGAGATAGGGAAATTTAATCTGGAGGCAAATCTTACTCCGCGTTCTTTTGGCGGCGATTGTCTTCGGTTAATGGAAGACGAACTCAACGAGATACTTGATGTCGTTCGCAAGGCTGCCGGTAAATTCGATGCTGGTGTGGTCTTAGCCGGCATTTTGCCGACGATCCAGCTTTCTGATATTACTCACGAAAACCTGACGCCAAACCCTCGATATCACGAGATCGACCGTGTCGTGACCGAGTTGCACGGCCAGAACCGTCATATCCAGATCAAAGGTCTTGACGAACTGCAGCTCACGATCCAGGATACATTCATCGAATTTTGCAATACAAGTTTTCAGATCCATCTACAGGTAGGTGCGAAGGATTTCGTCAGATATTACAACTGGGCTCAGGCGATCTCGGCTCCAGTGTTGGCGTCGGCGGTAAATTCGCCGATCCTTTTGAATCATCGTCTGTGGCACGAAACGCGGCTTGCCTTGTTCCAGCACGCGGTTGATACGCGGTCGCTCGTCCACAAAGAGCGAAATCAACCGCCACGAGTCAGTTTTGGTGATCGTTGGGTCGAAGATTCGATCATTGAAGTGCTTCGCGAAGACGCTATCCGGTTTCGCATTCTGCTTACTCAAGCGATCGAGGAAGACTCGCTTGAAATGCTGGCGAATGGCGGTGTTCCTCAACTCTCGGCATGGCGGCTGCACAACGGCACTATCTGGCGCTGGAATCGGCCGTGCTACGGAATAATCGACGGCGTGCCGGGATTGAGGATCGAGGCGCGTTATCTTCCCGCCGGCCCATCCGTTTTAGACGAGATGGCGAACACAGCTTTTTTTCTTGGGTTGATGACTGAGCTTCCGGAAGAATTCGGCGACATTACAAAATTCATGTCGTTTGACGATGCCAAGAACAATTTCTTCAACGTCGCCCGCTACGGGCTGAACGGACAGATTCGCGGGCTCGACGGAAAGAGCCGTCGCGTCGGGAAACTTATTCTAGAGGAACTTCTGCCGCGTGCACATAAGGGCCTTATCCGTTCCGGGATAGATGAAATTGATATAGAACGACTGCTGGGCGTGATCGAGGCAAGAGTGACAAGTGAAAAGACCGGAGCAGGATGGATGATCAATTCTCTAGCAGCGATGGATAAACGCGCCAAGCCGAATGTTAAATTGCGTTCGATTACGGCGGCGATGAAGACTCATCAGGAGAGCGGAGAACCGATGCACGAATGGCCTATGGCGCAGATACCCGAAAGATCGGATTGGATCGACAACTACAAAACAGTCGAGCAGTTCATGGCGATCGACCTATTTACCGTGCGACCGGAAGATGTCCTCGACCTCGCGGCGAGCCTGATGCATTGGCGGCATGTCCGGCATGTACCCGTCGAGGACGATGCCGGGCGTCTGATCGGCATCGTTTCGCATCGCGACCTGATCGAGCTTTTGGCGTCGGGAAAATTTGCGATGTCCAAGCAGGTGATCGTCCGCGATATCATGAAAACCGATCTCGTTACCATCACACCTGAAACATCAACACTCGACGCGCTCGAATTGATGCGTGAGCGTAACATCGGATGCCTCCCGGTCGTTAAAGATGGCCGTTTGGTTGGCATTGTTACGGCATACGATTTCCTGACAGTGTCCTCAAAACTTTTTGAAGAGAAACTTAGCACAGTAGTACAGGCAAAAAGCGCAGAATCAGGAGGTGAGCAATGA
- a CDS encoding succinylglutamate desuccinylase/aspartoacylase family protein, with protein MKSSSESPVDGVGEHLIGAFIGNPSGPTLIVIGSLHGNEPGGSAALSNLSKQLNNLTGKLKGRVYFLAGNTRALHEGVRFVDTDLNRHWTPKNMSSIGTDELLETSEGVELTELDHLLDGILITAMDEVFVVDLHSTSSDGMPFATVGDTLRNRAFAKKFPVTILLGIEEQLDGTMLEYLNNAGAVTMGFEGGQHLSPETVTNHEALVWLAMANSGVLDAADLPAIETSRHLLDAERRGARLFEVRFRHEISEKDEFEMLPGFKNFDRVTKGQILARDKNGPITAIESGLLLMPLYQKLGNDGFFIGREISPFWLWLSGVLRNIGIQKIIHILPGVVRDPDDPGTLIVNTSVARLFPLQVFHLLGFRRRRWIGNNLVVSRRKHDTDAPFKWKGM; from the coding sequence ATGAAGTCTAGTTCGGAATCTCCGGTTGATGGCGTCGGGGAGCATTTGATCGGTGCGTTTATCGGCAATCCGAGCGGGCCGACGTTAATTGTTATCGGCAGTCTTCATGGAAATGAACCCGGCGGTTCAGCGGCTCTCTCAAATTTGTCGAAGCAGCTAAATAATTTGACGGGGAAACTCAAAGGGCGCGTTTATTTTCTTGCGGGAAACACCAGAGCTCTTCACGAAGGCGTGCGTTTTGTCGATACGGATCTCAATCGTCATTGGACGCCGAAAAATATGTCCAGTATCGGCACTGATGAGTTGTTAGAAACCTCTGAGGGAGTTGAGCTAACTGAACTTGACCATTTACTGGACGGTATCTTGATCACGGCAATGGATGAGGTATTTGTTGTTGACCTTCATTCAACATCATCAGACGGGATGCCATTTGCGACAGTTGGCGACACGTTGCGAAATCGCGCATTTGCGAAAAAATTTCCGGTAACGATACTTCTCGGTATTGAAGAGCAGCTTGATGGAACAATGCTCGAGTATCTCAATAATGCCGGTGCGGTAACGATGGGTTTTGAGGGCGGACAGCATCTTTCTCCTGAAACTGTCACGAATCATGAAGCACTCGTCTGGCTAGCAATGGCAAACTCCGGTGTTCTGGATGCGGCCGACCTTCCGGCTATCGAAACATCTCGCCATCTGCTTGACGCCGAACGACGCGGAGCGAGACTTTTCGAGGTCCGCTTTCGCCATGAGATCTCTGAGAAAGATGAATTTGAAATGCTGCCCGGCTTTAAGAACTTCGATCGTGTCACGAAAGGCCAGATTCTTGCCAGGGATAAAAACGGACCGATCACCGCCATTGAATCAGGCCTCTTACTGATGCCGCTGTATCAAAAACTTGGCAACGACGGCTTTTTCATAGGCCGCGAGATATCTCCCTTCTGGCTGTGGCTCTCGGGTGTTCTTCGGAACATAGGTATTCAGAAGATCATTCATATTCTTCCCGGCGTCGTGCGCGATCCGGACGATCCGGGAACCTTGATAGTTAATACAAGCGTAGCGCGGCTTTTCCCGCTGCAAGTCTTTCACCTGTTGGGATTTCGCCGTCGTCGTTGGATAGGCAATAACTTGGTCGTTAGTCGCCGGAAGCACGACACTGACGCACCGTTCAAATGGAAGGGAATGTAG
- a CDS encoding universal stress protein, with product MRILIGYNGSDAARAALQDLRYAGFPDDTEALLLTVSEFWLEPKTADEATAIALAGKDALSSEFPTWTITAETASGSPPREILARAESFGPDVIIVGEPSHMTSSGNIFVGHTSQTILTEAGCSVRIARQREGTHARSPKILVGFDGSAGAIRIVDSIARRVWSANTQVRLLAVADASVLGMIGRFTPQMKNATVEAKFAIQWAETLAAASLEKLESAGVSSSIEVRLGNPKYEIIEEAENWNADAVFVGPHCAPDSFERFLIGSVSIAVASRASCSVEVVRKS from the coding sequence ATGCGAATTCTAATAGGTTATAACGGATCCGACGCGGCAAGAGCCGCTCTTCAAGATCTTCGCTACGCGGGATTTCCGGACGATACTGAGGCTCTTTTGCTTACGGTGTCCGAGTTTTGGTTGGAGCCAAAGACAGCCGACGAAGCGACGGCGATCGCCTTGGCCGGAAAAGACGCTTTATCCAGCGAATTTCCAACCTGGACAATTACCGCGGAGACAGCCTCAGGCTCTCCGCCGCGAGAGATACTCGCGAGGGCTGAGTCATTCGGGCCTGATGTAATAATCGTTGGCGAACCGAGTCATATGACCAGTTCGGGAAACATTTTCGTTGGACACACATCACAGACAATATTGACCGAGGCCGGATGCTCGGTTCGCATCGCACGTCAACGAGAAGGTACTCATGCTCGTTCACCAAAGATCCTTGTTGGTTTTGATGGATCCGCGGGAGCAATACGTATTGTCGATTCGATCGCCAGGCGAGTGTGGTCCGCGAATACGCAGGTACGATTGCTGGCAGTCGCCGATGCCTCGGTGTTAGGGATGATCGGACGATTTACGCCGCAAATGAAGAACGCAACTGTTGAAGCGAAGTTCGCGATACAGTGGGCAGAAACACTCGCCGCCGCATCACTGGAAAAGCTTGAGAGCGCGGGCGTATCGTCGTCGATAGAAGTCCGTCTCGGCAACCCCAAATACGAAATAATCGAAGAAGCCGAAAACTGGAATGCTGATGCCGTATTCGTTGGCCCTCACTGTGCACCTGATTCATTTGAGAGGTTTTTGATCGGCAGCGTTTCCATCGCCGTCGCATCAAGAGCTTCTTGTTCCGTCGAGGTTGTTCGAAAATCGTAG
- a CDS encoding Crp/Fnr family transcriptional regulator translates to MDFRDVSHSSFDHEYVDIETGRPNNVAPETKNLILSTLPEEMLKLLRPALKPVLLTKEQFLYQEEDRLEFIYFPETAVVSEFKILEDGRMVEIAVTGKEGAVGLSSMFSNSHFAPNCTQVSQAGTARRIDTEAFDKLLRSNEKVRTSLSHFVDIYIRQISQKAICNMYHSVRERLCTWLLMVQDRCGQRILNLTHEQIARTLGVYRPSITCIAQELRDGNLISYSRGGITIRDRRRVEQSACSCYMEIGFAAPTF, encoded by the coding sequence ATGGATTTCAGAGACGTTTCACACTCAAGTTTTGATCATGAATATGTGGATATCGAAACGGGACGACCAAACAATGTTGCGCCCGAAACCAAAAACTTGATTCTCAGCACTTTGCCGGAGGAAATGCTCAAGTTGTTAAGGCCGGCGTTGAAACCTGTCTTGCTGACCAAGGAGCAATTTCTATATCAGGAAGAAGACCGGCTCGAATTTATCTATTTTCCGGAAACTGCTGTCGTTTCAGAATTCAAAATTCTCGAAGACGGCCGCATGGTCGAGATCGCAGTTACCGGAAAGGAAGGAGCTGTTGGGCTTTCGTCAATGTTCTCGAATTCACATTTTGCTCCAAATTGTACTCAGGTATCACAGGCAGGAACTGCCCGGCGAATCGATACCGAAGCGTTTGATAAATTATTGCGCTCAAACGAAAAAGTTCGCACCAGTCTCAGCCACTTTGTCGATATTTATATCAGACAGATCTCTCAGAAGGCGATTTGCAATATGTATCACTCAGTTAGGGAAAGGCTGTGTACATGGCTGCTTATGGTACAGGACCGTTGCGGACAGCGCATTTTAAACCTGACGCACGAACAAATTGCCAGAACACTAGGAGTTTACCGGCCGAGTATTACTTGTATCGCTCAGGAATTAAGAGATGGAAATCTCATCAGCTATTCGCGAGGCGGAATTACAATTCGCGATAGGCGACGTGTCGAACAGTCAGCTTGTTCGTGCTATATGGAGATCGGATTTGCCGCACCGACCTTTTAA
- a CDS encoding response regulator transcription factor, producing MSKIIRILLAEDHQTVREGVKLLVNAQPDMEVVGEAGDGEIAIKEAERLAPDIIVMDVSMPTLNGLKATKRLRRQNPDIKILTLTRHTDDGYLQQLIGAGANGYVLKQSAPTELINAIRTVAAGNSYLDPALTRKVMGGYVNRATSLRGENKGDLTDRENEVLKLISFGYSNKEVAEWLGLSVKTIESHKTNAMKKLGISSRIDIVRYAILQDWLQDN from the coding sequence ATGAGTAAAATAATACGCATTCTTCTTGCAGAAGATCATCAGACTGTCCGCGAAGGTGTGAAACTGCTGGTTAATGCCCAGCCTGATATGGAGGTTGTCGGCGAAGCCGGTGATGGTGAGATCGCTATCAAAGAAGCGGAGCGCCTTGCCCCTGATATTATCGTGATGGACGTTTCGATGCCTACTTTAAATGGCTTAAAAGCAACGAAACGGCTGCGTCGACAAAATCCCGACATAAAGATACTAACCTTGACACGTCACACGGATGACGGTTATCTACAGCAATTAATAGGTGCGGGAGCTAACGGATATGTGCTCAAACAGAGTGCTCCGACAGAACTTATTAATGCAATACGCACGGTTGCGGCAGGGAACTCGTACCTCGATCCCGCCCTCACCCGCAAAGTAATGGGCGGTTATGTTAATCGCGCCACGTCCTTGCGCGGAGAAAACAAAGGCGACCTGACAGACCGAGAAAACGAGGTGCTCAAGCTGATCTCATTTGGCTACAGTAACAAAGAGGTCGCCGAGTGGTTGGGACTTAGCGTCAAGACCATTGAGAGCCACAAAACAAATGCGATGAAAAAACTCGGCATCTCGAGCCGGATCGATATTGTACGCTACGCTATTCTGCAGGATTGGCTGCAAGATAATTAA
- a CDS encoding PAS domain S-box protein, which translates to MTIERDASPRVSLLWPRMSAILLALYALLGGMVSITGWVANLELLTDWDGSGISIQPNSAIAAMAAAAAVLLMIYGFSRIAAAFGILVLLIGASSILQIVFDLNFSTLNTFFMFGRDWGRVGVIAPGRMGTPGSASWTLIGSAIILLTAFRQKKDVKGYKRYDVLASALLLCTLAISTLSITGFIYGAEVLYTIPRLTVIALQTATFILAIAIALILSIPDAGPLRMLAEDSPAGILVRRATPVLILLPFFLGLVRLSGERAGLYDLAFGTAARTLIEIALLIGLLWLTAGSISRQAKREAEQAAILVESEERRKLAQEAGKVGIFDWDHRSGKTYWSETMWSIYGHDSGLSNFNPDEAFWSSHLSKDDRERVKDKLRQTLVSGGDAFQDEFRIVLADGSVRWINARAAVLRDAGGDVLRMYGVNTDITSRKEIEEKIKISDNQLRLVTNAVPALISYVDKTECYRFANQRFTDWFGIPNEEIIGKGPKDIFGPETYNVLKPYIDGVLSGRKCNFESTLNYKHGGGKYVNISYIPDIGVDGKVHGYYGLTHDLTDLKHSEDLLRSSEERLGLMMDSLTDYAIFSLDGNGVINSWNKGAEIMFGYSNDEVLGQPYAVLFTAEDVASAIPKVEMGTARRNRRASDERWLLRKDGESFFASGVLMPVHVGEAVTGYVKIVSDLTEKKRHAEELQRAYDDLEDKVKERTRELAESNEALVQEIQERETAEKERIELLGRLVSSQEFERRRIARDLHDQMGQRLTALRLKLASLHELAPGSDEFTTRVNRLQEIAELLDSEVSFLTWELRPTTLDDLGLLDAVAAYVNEWSRHYDISADFHSAGLPKDRLDQETETHLYRISQEALNNIAKHAEAEHVTVLLERREQSLILIIEDDGKGFDPVKKRAARQSGKGLGLVGMEERAILIGGDIEIESSPGKGTTIYVRVPFSK; encoded by the coding sequence ATGACCATCGAACGTGATGCATCACCAAGGGTGTCGCTGCTCTGGCCGAGAATGTCAGCTATCTTGCTCGCCTTGTATGCTCTTTTAGGCGGCATGGTTTCCATCACCGGCTGGGTAGCGAATCTTGAGCTTCTGACTGACTGGGATGGAAGCGGCATTTCAATCCAACCAAATTCAGCAATCGCTGCGATGGCGGCAGCCGCCGCAGTCCTACTGATGATCTATGGCTTTAGCCGGATTGCCGCTGCATTTGGAATTCTGGTGCTGCTAATTGGTGCATCTTCGATTCTACAGATAGTCTTCGATCTAAATTTTAGCACTCTGAACACGTTCTTTATGTTTGGCCGCGATTGGGGGCGCGTCGGAGTTATCGCACCGGGTCGAATGGGAACGCCGGGCTCGGCTTCATGGACGTTGATTGGGTCGGCAATCATTTTGCTAACTGCTTTTCGTCAAAAAAAAGATGTTAAAGGATACAAAAGGTACGACGTTCTTGCGTCTGCTCTACTACTCTGCACATTAGCAATCTCTACGCTTTCGATCACTGGTTTTATTTACGGAGCTGAGGTTCTTTATACGATCCCACGTTTAACGGTTATCGCTTTGCAAACTGCGACGTTCATCTTGGCGATAGCTATTGCCCTTATCCTTTCAATACCTGATGCTGGACCGTTGAGAATGTTGGCCGAAGACAGCCCCGCTGGAATTTTGGTTCGAAGAGCAACTCCGGTCCTTATTCTGTTACCATTTTTTCTAGGCTTGGTAAGATTGTCAGGGGAACGTGCTGGGCTATACGACCTTGCTTTTGGAACAGCCGCGAGGACGCTGATCGAAATAGCCTTACTCATTGGTCTATTGTGGTTGACCGCTGGTTCGATAAGCAGACAGGCAAAACGCGAAGCCGAGCAGGCGGCAATTCTGGTGGAATCGGAAGAGCGACGCAAACTAGCGCAAGAGGCAGGAAAGGTTGGCATCTTTGATTGGGATCATAGATCTGGAAAGACGTATTGGTCAGAAACCATGTGGTCTATTTACGGCCATGATTCTGGTTTAAGCAATTTCAATCCAGACGAGGCATTTTGGAGTTCTCATCTTTCTAAGGATGACCGTGAGAGGGTAAAGGACAAGCTGCGTCAAACCCTGGTGTCGGGCGGCGACGCATTCCAGGATGAATTTCGAATTGTTTTAGCTGACGGCTCTGTTCGATGGATCAATGCCCGGGCTGCGGTTTTGCGTGACGCAGGCGGCGACGTTTTACGAATGTACGGCGTGAATACCGACATAACATCGAGAAAAGAGATCGAGGAGAAGATTAAGATCAGCGACAATCAATTGAGACTTGTCACCAATGCGGTGCCAGCGCTTATTTCCTATGTTGATAAGACCGAATGTTATCGTTTTGCTAACCAGAGATTTACTGACTGGTTTGGTATTCCTAATGAAGAGATCATAGGAAAAGGTCCGAAGGATATATTCGGGCCGGAAACTTATAATGTTCTTAAGCCTTACATCGATGGCGTCTTGTCTGGCAGGAAATGTAATTTTGAGAGCACATTGAACTACAAACACGGAGGCGGTAAATATGTAAATATTTCATATATTCCCGATATTGGAGTCGATGGGAAGGTGCATGGGTATTACGGTTTGACTCATGATCTTACTGATCTCAAGCATTCTGAAGATCTTTTGCGCTCGAGTGAGGAACGGCTTGGCCTCATGATGGACAGTCTGACCGACTATGCCATTTTTTCACTGGATGGAAATGGGGTCATCAATAGTTGGAATAAAGGTGCTGAGATCATGTTCGGGTACTCAAACGATGAAGTGCTTGGACAACCTTACGCAGTTCTTTTTACCGCAGAAGACGTCGCAAGTGCGATCCCGAAGGTTGAGATGGGAACGGCGCGACGGAATAGACGAGCATCGGACGAACGATGGCTTTTAAGGAAAGACGGCGAGAGTTTTTTTGCTAGTGGGGTGTTAATGCCTGTGCATGTAGGTGAAGCTGTTACAGGTTATGTAAAGATCGTAAGCGACCTGACCGAAAAGAAACGTCACGCCGAAGAACTTCAACGGGCGTACGATGACCTTGAAGACAAAGTAAAAGAACGAACAAGGGAACTTGCTGAATCGAATGAGGCATTGGTTCAAGAAATACAAGAGCGTGAGACGGCAGAGAAAGAGCGTATTGAATTGCTCGGACGACTCGTTTCGAGTCAGGAATTTGAACGCCGCAGGATAGCCCGTGACCTTCACGATCAGATGGGCCAACGGTTGACGGCTCTTCGGTTAAAACTTGCGTCGCTGCATGAGCTTGCTCCGGGAAGCGATGAATTTACGACACGGGTAAACCGGCTTCAGGAAATTGCCGAACTTCTGGATTCCGAGGTCAGCTTCCTTACTTGGGAACTTCGTCCTACAACGCTTGATGATCTTGGTCTATTGGATGCGGTTGCGGCGTATGTGAACGAATGGTCACGACACTATGATATCTCGGCCGACTTTCATTCGGCGGGACTTCCCAAAGATCGGCTGGATCAGGAGACCGAGACACATCTCTATCGTATATCACAAGAAGCACTCAACAATATCGCTAAGCATGCAGAGGCTGAACACGTCACGGTTTTGCTCGAAAGGCGTGAGCAAAGCCTTATTCTTATAATTGAAGACGATGGAAAAGGTTTTGATCCTGTTAAAAAAAGAGCTGCCCGCCAATCCGGGAAGGGGCTAGGGTTGGTAGGAATGGAGGAACGGGCAATACTGATCGGCGGAGATATCGAGATCGAGTCGTCTCCTGGTAAAGGTACTACTATCTACGTTCGGGTACCTTTTTCTAAATAA
- a CDS encoding lmo0937 family membrane protein: protein MLWTIVLILLVLWALGFGFMPAAGSLIHLLLVIALIVFIVQLITGRRASL from the coding sequence ATGCTTTGGACTATTGTTCTAATACTGTTGGTGCTTTGGGCACTGGGATTCGGCTTTATGCCGGCTGCTGGAAGCCTCATCCATCTACTTCTGGTGATCGCCTTGATCGTATTCATCGTTCAACTAATCACCGGACGCCGGGCGTCATTGTGA
- a CDS encoding ATP-dependent DNA ligase produces the protein MNLDFDKKKFTCKFGYCIGKVTDLADPSLHIRAQEYKRKISGLMRALPSEDIFKLPKARGMFVSRKYDGEMALVFFDGKKIISVNPGGTVRVGLPCYEEAEELLKKAMVKSCIFGAELYVKEDATKAHPVQQVVRVLRSPSSKEQLEKIGLAVYDLVDADGDSITEAAKVFSLLTKWFGKGKRVHPAEHHKTDKVDAVLEYFTDWVVGEGSEGVVVRHDQAGWFKIKSRHTLDVAIIGYSEGEEGRKGLLHDLLVAVVRNDGTFHEFTRVGGGFTDEDRKTIAADLKKRIVPSDYVAVNNDYVAYEMIRPGPVIEITCLDMIVERARGGPVKRMVLDWDGKRYSALTRMPLVSVISPQFIRMRDDKEAIPEDANISQVTDLVDVLESDKSAHADEDPASEILERTVYVKMMKGNKMVRKLLLWKTNKTDRGEFPGYVVYLTDFSPNRQNPLERDMKISNNEKTARKFFDEMAKKNFISGWEKVK, from the coding sequence ATGAATCTTGATTTCGATAAAAAGAAATTTACGTGCAAATTCGGTTATTGCATAGGCAAGGTGACTGATCTTGCTGATCCGTCGCTGCACATAAGGGCGCAGGAATACAAGCGCAAGATTAGCGGCCTGATGCGAGCCCTGCCGTCCGAAGATATTTTCAAGTTGCCAAAAGCGCGCGGAATGTTTGTCAGCCGCAAATACGACGGTGAGATGGCGTTGGTCTTTTTTGATGGAAAAAAGATCATCTCGGTAAACCCTGGCGGAACGGTTCGTGTCGGCTTGCCGTGTTATGAAGAAGCTGAAGAGCTTTTGAAAAAAGCGATGGTCAAATCATGCATTTTTGGTGCGGAGCTTTATGTAAAAGAAGATGCTACGAAAGCTCATCCGGTTCAGCAGGTTGTGCGCGTTTTGCGTTCGCCGTCGTCGAAAGAGCAACTGGAGAAGATAGGGCTTGCGGTTTATGACTTGGTCGATGCCGACGGCGATTCGATAACCGAAGCCGCAAAGGTTTTTTCTTTGCTCACAAAATGGTTTGGCAAAGGCAAGCGAGTTCATCCCGCTGAGCATCACAAAACGGACAAGGTCGATGCTGTGTTGGAATATTTCACAGATTGGGTCGTCGGTGAAGGCTCCGAAGGCGTCGTTGTGCGGCATGATCAGGCCGGTTGGTTCAAGATCAAGTCGCGGCACACTCTTGATGTTGCGATCATCGGATATTCGGAAGGTGAGGAAGGTCGCAAAGGTCTGCTGCACGATCTGCTTGTTGCGGTTGTGCGTAATGACGGGACGTTTCACGAATTCACGCGCGTTGGCGGAGGATTTACTGATGAAGATCGAAAAACGATCGCCGCCGACCTTAAAAAACGCATCGTTCCGTCTGATTATGTAGCGGTGAATAATGACTATGTCGCTTATGAAATGATACGTCCCGGGCCTGTGATAGAAATTACCTGCCTTGATATGATCGTCGAACGCGCTCGCGGAGGGCCGGTAAAAAGAATGGTGCTTGATTGGGACGGGAAGCGATATTCTGCCTTGACGCGCATGCCGCTCGTGAGTGTGATCTCGCCGCAATTTATACGGATGCGTGATGACAAGGAAGCGATTCCTGAGGATGCAAATATCAGCCAAGTGACCGATCTCGTCGATGTTCTGGAATCCGACAAAAGCGCTCATGCGGACGAAGATCCGGCGAGCGAGATACTTGAGCGAACCGTGTATGTAAAAATGATGAAGGGCAACAAGATGGTTCGTAAATTGCTGCTATGGAAAACCAACAAAACCGATCGCGGCGAGTTTCCGGGTTATGTTGTTTACCTCACCGACTTTAGCCCGAACAGGCAAAATCCGCTTGAACGCGACATGAAGATCTCAAATAATGAAAAGACAGCTCGCAAATTTTTCGACGAGATGGCGAAGAAGAATTTTATTAGCGGCTGGGAAAAAGTGAAATAA